A region from the Spirochaeta thermophila DSM 6192 genome encodes:
- a CDS encoding ATP-dependent helicase: protein MVDLSYLETLNAEQREAVFHSGSPLLILAGAGSGKTRVITTKIAYLVDALGIPARSILAVTFTNKAAREMYERALQLSPRTEGVMIKTFHSFGAWLLRLYGERLGLARDFAIYDDEDARALLSSILEGSQRRHLSRYAWAISRAKDYALGPEDDLSSILEDDDFPELYARYEDRLRDTGNVDFGDLILLPLRLLKEHEDVRRKVHAAFRVVMVDEYQDSNVAQFFLLRELYGPETYLCVVGDEDQSIYRFRGAEVRNILDFPDAFEGTHIVRLETNYRSTATILRAASGVIAHNEGRLGKTLRPIRQGGDVIRILSFPSAEEEAAYWARFLREEGWEDVAVLYRAHYQSRLLELALAREGVPYRVVGSLRFYEREEVKDLLAFLRLVLNPRDEVSFLRVINKPPRGIGAKSQEAIISHARGTGSTLVEVLREGVVPGKAGASMVEFARFLDHIGERLSRMDLASWMEDLLKESGLWDYYQGFDDYTARQKLENLQELLALARSYPGGRDGLLAFLEYVALEGSLDRGSGDGVVLITMHNTKGLEFSKVIITGLEEGVFPSWAASSPEDIEEERRLFYVALTRAKDGLFLSWAQTRNIRGRRSFQQASRFLREIPPECLSPSYEEEEEEDFPVGSRIYHDDYGYGMVVERRHNGNLLVVKVRFETGYTCEFLPSYTPLERIRHE from the coding sequence GTGGTCGATCTTTCGTATCTCGAGACGCTCAATGCCGAACAACGCGAGGCGGTCTTTCATTCCGGGAGTCCCCTCCTCATACTCGCAGGGGCCGGTTCCGGGAAAACCCGCGTCATCACCACCAAGATCGCCTACCTGGTGGACGCCTTGGGTATTCCCGCTCGGTCGATCCTTGCGGTGACCTTCACCAACAAGGCTGCCCGGGAGATGTACGAGCGTGCCCTCCAGCTCTCACCCCGAACCGAAGGGGTGATGATAAAGACCTTCCATTCGTTCGGTGCCTGGCTCCTGAGGCTCTACGGAGAACGCCTGGGCCTCGCTCGGGATTTCGCCATCTATGATGACGAGGATGCACGCGCGCTCCTCTCTTCGATTCTCGAGGGCAGCCAACGCCGACACCTCTCCCGCTATGCGTGGGCGATCTCGAGGGCGAAGGACTACGCACTCGGTCCTGAAGATGACCTCTCCTCCATACTGGAAGACGATGACTTCCCGGAGCTCTACGCGCGGTACGAGGATCGGCTCAGGGATACGGGGAACGTGGACTTCGGTGACCTCATCCTCCTCCCCCTCAGACTGCTCAAGGAACACGAGGACGTGAGGCGCAAGGTCCATGCCGCGTTCCGGGTGGTGATGGTCGACGAGTACCAGGACTCGAACGTGGCGCAGTTCTTTCTCCTCAGGGAGCTCTACGGGCCCGAGACGTACCTCTGCGTGGTGGGCGACGAAGATCAGTCGATCTACCGGTTCCGGGGGGCCGAGGTGCGGAACATCCTCGACTTCCCGGATGCCTTCGAGGGTACTCACATCGTTCGACTCGAGACGAACTACCGATCCACCGCGACCATCCTGAGAGCCGCCTCAGGGGTGATCGCCCACAACGAGGGGCGTCTCGGCAAGACGCTGAGGCCGATCCGACAGGGGGGGGATGTGATCCGGATCCTCTCGTTCCCGTCGGCGGAGGAGGAGGCGGCGTACTGGGCACGGTTCCTCCGTGAGGAGGGGTGGGAGGACGTCGCCGTCCTCTACCGGGCCCACTACCAGTCCAGGCTGCTCGAGCTCGCCCTCGCGAGGGAAGGGGTACCCTACCGGGTGGTGGGATCGCTCCGGTTCTATGAGCGGGAGGAGGTGAAGGATCTCCTGGCCTTCCTGCGGTTGGTGCTCAATCCCCGTGACGAGGTCTCCTTCCTCAGGGTGATCAACAAGCCGCCCCGGGGGATCGGCGCGAAGAGCCAGGAGGCCATCATCTCGCACGCGCGTGGCACCGGATCGACGCTGGTGGAGGTGCTCCGAGAGGGAGTGGTCCCGGGTAAGGCGGGGGCCTCGATGGTGGAGTTCGCCCGGTTCCTGGATCACATCGGGGAGCGGCTCTCCCGTATGGACCTCGCTTCCTGGATGGAGGACCTGCTCAAGGAGAGCGGGCTCTGGGACTACTATCAGGGATTCGACGACTACACCGCCCGTCAGAAGCTGGAGAACCTCCAGGAGCTCCTTGCCCTCGCCCGGTCGTATCCCGGAGGCAGGGACGGTCTCCTCGCCTTTCTCGAGTACGTGGCGCTCGAAGGGAGCCTGGACAGGGGATCGGGTGACGGGGTGGTGCTCATCACCATGCACAACACCAAGGGGCTCGAGTTCTCGAAGGTCATCATCACGGGCCTGGAGGAGGGCGTCTTTCCCTCATGGGCGGCTTCGAGTCCCGAGGATATCGAGGAAGAACGAAGACTCTTCTACGTGGCCCTCACGCGGGCGAAGGACGGGCTCTTCTTGAGCTGGGCCCAGACGAGAAACATCAGGGGCAGGAGGAGCTTCCAGCAGGCCTCACGGTTTCTCAGGGAGATCCCTCCCGAGTGTCTCTCCCCCTCGTACGAGGAGGAGGAAGAGGAGGACTTCCCTGTAGGGAGCAGGATCTACCACGACGATTACGGATACGGTATGGTGGTGGAGCGCCGGCACAACGGGAACCTCCTGGTGGTGAAGGTCCGCTTCGAGACAGGGTACACGTGCGAGTTCCTGCCTTCGTACACCCCGCTCGAGAGGATACGGCATGAGTGA
- the rimO gene encoding 30S ribosomal protein S12 methylthiotransferase RimO, with product MPSFYLEPLGCAKNQVDAEVIISLLLDAGWELVEDPAEADLIVVNTCGFIRDAKEESLETAFLFRERFPDKRILLTGCLAQRYGRELGEEMEEVDGVLGNADLSAVVDAARQVMEGRRVVWTPQARRPAHVRRKRLLSFPGSAYVKVAEGCDNRCSYCAIPLIRGRFWSRPEEEIVQEVKGLLGEGIREVNLVAQDLGSYGKERGGSLFGLLERILELQGDFWVRLLYIHPDHFPWEILRLMGQDRRLLPYVDLPFQHVSARLLRRMGRRGDAERYAELVHALRDSLPDVVVRSTFLLGFPGEEEEDLDALARFLEEVRLDWAGFFVYSPEEGTPAEAWHREEGRKAGVRLERAERRKEDLERLQEGITGERLERWVGRECEVLVEERIEGEDMALARSAFQAPEVDGLVVVHGEGLEPGRVVRARVLKRNGIDLEGVCLSQ from the coding sequence ATGCCTTCTTTCTATCTCGAACCACTCGGCTGCGCGAAAAACCAGGTGGATGCCGAAGTCATCATCTCGCTCCTTCTCGATGCCGGGTGGGAGCTGGTGGAGGACCCTGCCGAGGCCGATCTCATTGTGGTGAACACCTGCGGGTTCATCAGGGATGCGAAGGAGGAGTCGCTGGAGACCGCCTTCCTCTTCAGGGAACGTTTTCCGGACAAGCGGATCCTCCTCACGGGGTGTCTCGCTCAACGGTACGGGAGAGAGCTGGGGGAGGAGATGGAGGAGGTGGATGGAGTGCTGGGGAACGCCGACCTCTCCGCAGTGGTGGATGCAGCCCGGCAGGTGATGGAGGGCAGGAGGGTGGTGTGGACGCCTCAGGCCCGGCGGCCCGCACATGTCCGGAGGAAGCGCCTGCTCTCCTTTCCAGGGAGCGCCTACGTGAAGGTGGCCGAGGGCTGCGACAACCGGTGTTCGTATTGTGCCATCCCGCTCATCCGCGGGCGGTTTTGGAGCCGGCCCGAAGAGGAGATCGTCCAGGAGGTGAAGGGCCTCCTCGGGGAAGGGATACGCGAGGTGAATCTGGTGGCCCAGGACCTGGGCTCGTACGGCAAGGAGAGGGGTGGAAGCCTCTTTGGCCTCCTCGAACGCATACTCGAGCTGCAGGGCGACTTCTGGGTGAGGCTCCTCTACATACATCCAGATCATTTCCCATGGGAGATCCTTCGCCTCATGGGGCAGGACCGACGCCTCCTTCCCTACGTGGACCTTCCCTTCCAGCACGTCTCGGCGCGCCTCCTCCGGAGAATGGGGAGAAGGGGCGATGCCGAGCGGTACGCCGAACTCGTGCACGCATTGAGGGACTCGCTGCCCGACGTGGTGGTGCGATCGACCTTCCTCCTCGGGTTCCCGGGAGAGGAAGAGGAGGACCTGGATGCCCTCGCGCGGTTCCTCGAAGAGGTGCGGCTCGATTGGGCGGGATTCTTCGTGTATTCACCCGAGGAGGGTACCCCCGCGGAAGCGTGGCACCGGGAGGAAGGTCGTAAGGCCGGGGTGAGACTGGAGCGGGCGGAGCGGAGGAAGGAGGATCTCGAGCGCCTCCAGGAGGGGATCACCGGTGAACGACTCGAGCGATGGGTGGGAAGGGAATGTGAGGTCCTGGTGGAGGAACGGATCGAGGGGGAGGATATGGCCCTCGCGCGTTCGGCCTTCCAGGCACCGGAAGTGGACGGGCTCGTGGTGGTGCACGGTGAAGGGCTCGAGCCCGGCCGCGTCGTACGGGCGAGGGTGCTTAAGCGGAACGGCATTGATCTGGAAGGGGTTTGTCTGTCACAATAG
- a CDS encoding helix-turn-helix domain-containing protein yields MESLGAVLKNAREEKGISLYQAEKDTFILRRYLEALEAEDFSAFPGETYLMGFLKSYAEYLGLDPQRMVSLYRNIRLQEQEPPIEDLVGRPRSFPWWILLVVLLVIGVGVGGYFVFPRGGAAEAARVPRPSEAPQERGVRFQEEVMEGVFREGDAVVMRVGEEDHRFSFERFGAETLLVKTEEGEFPLERGASARLDVSGDGKPDLAVLVREIRRGEEGAEAVVRLDRHVEGPQVLVEGGQTREVAVEEVKEGVPLLAPIGSTLEEGRRLSSQVVLSADVQDIVMLELSFRGPVLFRSKVDDGEVVERFFQRGDVFRASMRQQAWLWLSNAGVVTARVGGVEMKLGEVGEVAVWLLTWVRNTENGSYHLELVPAY; encoded by the coding sequence ATGGAATCGCTCGGTGCCGTGTTGAAGAACGCGAGAGAAGAGAAGGGGATCTCCCTCTACCAGGCGGAAAAGGATACATTCATCCTGAGGCGCTACCTTGAGGCACTGGAAGCGGAGGACTTCTCCGCCTTTCCCGGTGAGACGTATCTGATGGGTTTCCTGAAGTCCTATGCGGAGTACCTGGGCCTCGATCCGCAGCGTATGGTGAGTCTCTATCGGAACATTCGACTTCAGGAACAGGAGCCCCCGATAGAGGATCTGGTGGGGCGTCCTCGTTCGTTCCCATGGTGGATCCTCCTCGTGGTCCTGCTGGTGATCGGTGTCGGCGTGGGAGGGTACTTCGTCTTTCCCCGGGGGGGGGCCGCCGAGGCGGCTCGTGTGCCTCGCCCGTCCGAGGCCCCGCAGGAGCGGGGGGTGCGCTTCCAGGAGGAGGTGATGGAGGGGGTTTTCCGTGAGGGTGATGCGGTGGTGATGCGTGTGGGGGAAGAGGACCATCGGTTCTCGTTCGAGCGTTTCGGAGCCGAGACCCTCCTCGTGAAGACGGAGGAAGGGGAGTTCCCCTTGGAGAGAGGGGCATCGGCACGACTGGACGTTTCCGGGGACGGGAAGCCCGATCTGGCGGTGCTCGTGAGGGAGATAAGGAGAGGGGAGGAGGGGGCCGAGGCCGTGGTGCGGTTGGACCGCCATGTGGAGGGGCCGCAGGTCCTGGTGGAGGGCGGGCAGACCCGGGAGGTGGCGGTGGAGGAGGTGAAGGAGGGGGTTCCTCTCCTCGCTCCCATCGGTTCCACGCTCGAGGAGGGGCGCCGGCTTTCCTCCCAGGTGGTGCTCTCCGCGGATGTGCAGGATATCGTGATGCTCGAACTCTCCTTCAGGGGTCCCGTGCTCTTCAGAAGCAAGGTGGACGACGGCGAGGTGGTGGAGCGTTTCTTCCAGCGGGGGGATGTCTTCAGGGCGAGTATGCGCCAGCAGGCCTGGTTGTGGCTCTCCAACGCCGGGGTGGTCACCGCACGGGTGGGCGGTGTGGAGATGAAGCTGGGGGAGGTGGGTGAGGTGGCTGTATGGCTTCTCACCTGGGTGAGGAACACGGAGAACGGCTCGTACCATCTGGAACTGGTGCCGGCGTACTGA
- a CDS encoding LolA family protein, translating to MVKRLTAAWVCVLWVTGGLVGQEVLTAQQFFEQVAQRYAQIKDYVADITITTPQSVMRGTLFYKRPGKLRIDFSEPEDQVLVSTGEELLIYVPSERVVLQQSLSGSGLQLATGEGLALLRRNYSIAYLEGPGYVSLDPEELVAAGKGSPEPVVKLNLTWRSTRVGFRQIIMSVGQDGYMRRLKGVTVDYQEVTFDFVNIRVNQNLPDARFEYDSPPSANVYYNFLFNPES from the coding sequence ATGGTGAAACGGCTGACGGCAGCCTGGGTGTGTGTGTTATGGGTGACGGGGGGTCTCGTGGGTCAGGAGGTCCTCACCGCACAGCAGTTTTTCGAGCAGGTGGCCCAACGGTATGCCCAGATCAAGGACTATGTGGCGGATATCACCATAACCACGCCCCAGTCGGTGATGAGAGGCACTCTGTTCTACAAGCGACCCGGCAAGCTCAGGATCGACTTCTCGGAACCCGAGGATCAGGTCCTCGTGAGCACGGGAGAGGAACTCCTCATCTATGTGCCGTCGGAACGCGTGGTGCTCCAGCAGAGTCTCTCCGGATCCGGTCTCCAGCTCGCAACGGGAGAGGGGCTCGCCCTCTTGAGGCGGAACTATTCCATCGCCTATCTCGAGGGCCCGGGGTATGTGAGTCTCGATCCGGAGGAACTGGTGGCCGCGGGGAAGGGCTCTCCCGAACCCGTGGTGAAGCTCAACCTCACCTGGCGTTCCACACGGGTGGGGTTCCGGCAGATCATCATGAGCGTGGGGCAGGATGGGTACATGAGGCGTCTCAAGGGAGTCACCGTGGACTACCAGGAGGTTACCTTCGATTTCGTGAACATCAGGGTGAATCAGAATCTCCCTGATGCGAGGTTCGAATACGATTCTCCGCCTTCGGCGAATGTCTATTACAATTTCCTTTTCAATCCTGAATCCTGA
- a CDS encoding UvrB/UvrC motif-containing protein, which translates to MDISAVLLEWPYDPEHNVRLIEGVDGRPLLQVRLPLGIEQYEVEGRPDGLRPGGYPTVLDMVKARKEDWIREQGSEAGFALGKEEFDALHQEAVLFYYRYLHLFQIGEFERVVEDTAHNMEIFSLVESFYPHEEARELLQYWPYLLRMHAVARAMVSLKEEDHEAARTVLGEALSQLQGMEDLDSPIFFFEKLRSISYLTTVSAEIEEMEADPAARLRAQLQSALEKENYEKAAEIRDMLRRLSQDSS; encoded by the coding sequence ATGGACATCTCTGCCGTGCTCCTCGAGTGGCCGTATGATCCTGAGCACAATGTGCGTCTCATAGAGGGTGTCGATGGGAGACCCCTGCTCCAGGTGCGGCTGCCCCTTGGGATCGAGCAGTACGAGGTGGAGGGCCGTCCCGACGGTCTCAGGCCCGGGGGGTATCCTACGGTCCTCGATATGGTGAAGGCCAGGAAGGAGGATTGGATCCGGGAACAGGGGAGCGAAGCGGGCTTCGCTCTCGGGAAGGAGGAGTTCGATGCCCTCCATCAGGAGGCGGTGCTCTTCTACTATCGTTATCTCCACCTCTTCCAGATAGGAGAGTTCGAACGGGTGGTGGAGGATACTGCCCACAATATGGAGATCTTCTCCCTGGTGGAGTCCTTCTATCCCCATGAGGAGGCGAGGGAACTCCTCCAGTACTGGCCCTATCTTCTCAGGATGCATGCCGTGGCCCGGGCGATGGTGTCTCTCAAGGAGGAGGATCATGAGGCAGCCCGTACGGTGCTCGGCGAAGCCCTCTCCCAGCTCCAGGGAATGGAGGATCTGGATTCTCCGATCTTCTTCTTCGAGAAGTTACGCTCGATTTCCTATCTCACCACGGTATCGGCTGAGATAGAGGAGATGGAGGCGGATCCGGCAGCCCGACTCAGGGCGCAGCTCCAGAGCGCACTCGAGAAGGAGAATTACGAGAAGGCCGCCGAGATCCGGGACATGCTCCGTCGCCTTTCCCAGGATTCCTCCTGA
- the pyrH gene encoding UMP kinase — MDKTIVMSLGGSIVAPDGVDAEFLSIFRHHITSFLEEHDGVRLILVVGGGGPARRYQQAFRTITGSDDHALLDWIGIAATRLNAELLRALFHPLCADPVVTDPTAEIPFTGRILVASGWKPGFSTDFDAVLLAERFGARTLLNLSNIAMVYSDDPRTNPDATPLPRLSWKEFRAMVGDEWTPGKNVPFDPVAARKAHEGGLSVIIAAGKDIENLSAILEGRPFRGTVIES, encoded by the coding sequence ATGGACAAGACCATCGTCATGTCGCTCGGGGGCTCCATCGTGGCCCCTGACGGAGTGGATGCGGAGTTTCTCTCGATCTTCCGGCACCACATCACCTCCTTCCTCGAGGAACACGATGGGGTCCGACTCATCCTGGTGGTGGGAGGAGGAGGACCTGCACGACGCTATCAACAAGCCTTTCGAACGATCACCGGCTCGGACGACCACGCCCTCCTCGACTGGATAGGGATCGCCGCCACCAGGCTCAACGCAGAACTCCTTCGAGCCCTGTTCCATCCTCTCTGCGCCGATCCTGTGGTCACGGACCCCACCGCCGAAATCCCGTTCACCGGTCGAATCCTGGTGGCTTCCGGGTGGAAACCGGGCTTCTCCACCGATTTCGACGCGGTACTCCTCGCGGAGCGTTTCGGGGCCCGGACGCTCCTCAACCTTTCCAACATCGCCATGGTCTACTCGGACGATCCCCGCACCAACCCCGACGCCACCCCCCTTCCCCGTCTCTCATGGAAGGAGTTCAGGGCCATGGTGGGTGACGAGTGGACGCCGGGGAAGAACGTGCCCTTCGATCCGGTGGCCGCACGCAAGGCCCACGAAGGGGGGCTTTCGGTGATCATCGCCGCAGGGAAGGACATCGAGAACCTCTCGGCCATCCTCGAAGGACGTCCTTTCAGGGGAACCGTGATCGAATCCTGA
- a CDS encoding radical SAM protein → MCVYEGCELCPRRCRVDRRVKRGFCGEGVKMRLAACVYHRGEEPPLVGGTGAGTFFFTGCTLGCPFCQNHQISSGGVGWEVSEDEFASLCLEFQEGGASCINLVTATHFIPSVVEGLSRARDQGLRLPVVWNSSGYEREESLELLFPHVSVFLPDLKTLDRGIAVDVFGSPDYPEVAERAVRAMIRRRPLVWDGDRLLQGVIVRHLVLPGALEATERVLAWWKEHAEGRAILSLMVQYDPAGKATDTGASFPLPLTRRLTVREYEEVLRMLEEYEVDEGFLQEYPEGPSLVPDFTRESPFDPDLAVPLEGWLRIRSRFP, encoded by the coding sequence GTGTGTGTCTACGAAGGATGTGAGCTCTGTCCCCGACGCTGCAGGGTGGACAGGCGGGTGAAGAGGGGGTTTTGTGGTGAAGGGGTGAAGATGCGCCTTGCGGCGTGCGTCTATCACAGGGGTGAGGAGCCTCCGCTCGTGGGAGGGACGGGGGCCGGTACCTTCTTTTTCACCGGTTGCACACTCGGGTGCCCGTTTTGTCAGAACCACCAGATATCCTCAGGTGGTGTAGGGTGGGAGGTTTCCGAGGACGAGTTCGCCTCGCTCTGCCTGGAGTTCCAAGAGGGAGGGGCCTCCTGTATCAATCTGGTGACCGCCACGCACTTCATCCCTTCCGTGGTGGAGGGGCTCTCGCGTGCGCGGGATCAGGGGCTCCGACTCCCGGTGGTCTGGAACTCCTCCGGGTATGAGCGAGAGGAATCCCTCGAACTCCTCTTCCCCCACGTGTCCGTGTTCCTTCCCGATCTCAAGACACTCGATCGGGGGATTGCGGTGGATGTCTTCGGAAGCCCTGACTATCCCGAGGTGGCGGAGCGGGCGGTACGGGCGATGATTCGCCGGAGACCCCTTGTGTGGGATGGTGACCGACTCCTCCAGGGGGTGATCGTGCGGCATCTCGTGCTCCCCGGGGCCCTCGAGGCCACGGAGCGAGTGCTCGCATGGTGGAAGGAGCACGCGGAAGGCCGGGCCATCCTCTCCCTCATGGTGCAGTACGATCCTGCGGGCAAGGCGACGGATACCGGTGCCTCCTTCCCCCTCCCGCTCACGAGACGTCTCACCGTGCGGGAATACGAGGAGGTGCTCAGGATGCTCGAGGAGTATGAGGTGGACGAGGGGTTCCTGCAGGAGTATCCTGAAGGTCCTTCCCTCGTCCCGGATTTCACCAGGGAGTCCCCGTTCGACCCCGATCTCGCCGTGCCGCTCGAGGGGTGGCTCAGGATTCGATCACGGTTCCCCTGA
- a CDS encoding Mut7-C RNAse domain-containing protein: MGPAHPLTIRCYAELNDFLPPHLRQKDIPYTASEGESVKHILEVLGIPHVEVDLVLLDGEPVDFSAVPRSGQRLAVFPVFETFDISGISPLSGRPLRIPRFVLDVHLGKLARLLRICGFDSLYERDAEDLDIVRRAHEERRIILTRDRALLMRKEVTHGYCVRSDIPRTQLEEVIRRFHLERNVQPFSRCPLCNTPLSPVHPAEAPVTCPSCGKTYWKGSHYRNLFILLQRLDLVPRPDGRPGADSGDAPSHS; the protein is encoded by the coding sequence ATGGGGCCCGCCCATCCTCTCACGATCCGATGCTATGCCGAACTGAACGACTTCCTTCCGCCTCACCTGCGGCAGAAGGACATCCCCTATACGGCCTCCGAGGGGGAATCGGTGAAGCACATCCTGGAGGTGCTCGGCATCCCGCACGTGGAGGTGGACCTCGTCCTCCTCGACGGAGAACCGGTGGACTTCTCTGCCGTCCCCCGCTCCGGCCAACGGCTGGCGGTCTTTCCCGTGTTCGAGACGTTCGACATCTCGGGCATCTCCCCCCTCTCAGGACGTCCCCTCCGCATCCCGCGGTTCGTGCTCGACGTACACCTAGGGAAGCTCGCCCGGCTCCTCAGAATCTGCGGATTCGACAGTCTCTATGAACGGGATGCCGAAGATCTCGACATCGTACGCCGGGCCCACGAAGAGCGGAGGATCATCCTCACTCGCGACAGGGCCCTCCTCATGAGGAAGGAGGTGACACACGGCTATTGTGTTCGGTCGGATATCCCCCGCACCCAGCTGGAAGAGGTGATACGCCGCTTCCACCTTGAACGCAACGTCCAACCTTTCTCCCGCTGTCCCCTCTGCAATACCCCGCTTTCCCCCGTCCACCCCGCCGAGGCCCCCGTCACCTGTCCCTCCTGCGGAAAGACCTATTGGAAAGGGTCACACTACAGGAACCTCTTCATCCTCCTCCAGCGCCTGGACCTCGTTCCCCGCCCGGATGGACGTCCCGGAGCAGATAGTGGAGACGCGCCTTCGCATTCCTGA